One Opitutaceae bacterium DNA segment encodes these proteins:
- a CDS encoding transposase, translated as RKMKLIQRRAYGFRSFNNYRLRVIAQCG; from the coding sequence ATAGAAAAATGAAACTCATCCAAAGAAGAGCCTACGGCTTTAGAAGCTTTAACAACTACCGCCTGCGCGTCATCGCTCAATGCGGTTAA
- a CDS encoding YchJ family metal-binding protein, which translates to MRLPPPTPGQPCSCGSGQNFEVCCEPVITRKIKAPTAERVMRSRFTAHILNDEAWLHHSYLITSKKPFRPSKDSQTLGWTRLEVHSHEPGATDDQAFVEFSAYYVEGDGDTTEYVLQERSEFRRIDGEWFYSKLVRSGPPPKKATGPKVGRNDPCPCGSGRKFKACCLDK; encoded by the coding sequence ATGCGCCTTCCTCCTCCCACTCCCGGCCAGCCTTGCTCCTGCGGTTCTGGCCAGAACTTCGAAGTATGCTGCGAACCGGTGATCACCCGGAAGATCAAGGCTCCCACTGCCGAACGGGTCATGCGCTCCCGTTTCACGGCCCACATCCTCAATGATGAGGCGTGGCTGCACCATTCCTACCTCATCACTTCAAAAAAACCGTTCCGTCCCTCAAAGGATAGCCAGACCCTGGGCTGGACCCGCCTGGAGGTGCACAGCCACGAGCCGGGCGCCACGGATGACCAGGCCTTCGTCGAGTTTTCAGCCTATTATGTGGAGGGAGACGGCGACACGACCGAGTATGTGCTTCAGGAACGGTCGGAATTCAGACGCATCGACGGTGAGTGGTTCTACTCCAAGCTTGTTCGAAGCGGCCCGCCACCCAAGAAGGCGACCGGGCCGAAAGTGGGGCGAAACGATCCCTGCCCCTGTGGTAGCGGACGGAAATTCAAGGCGTGCTGTTTGGACAAGTAG